A genomic stretch from Setaria italica strain Yugu1 chromosome VII, Setaria_italica_v2.0, whole genome shotgun sequence includes:
- the LOC105914788 gene encoding uncharacterized protein LOC105914788 isoform X1, with translation MIHFVLFSQRRITFFVVFQMKDKDFGWEKTCAESAGQCNMTNKEMINGGTIITIDNWTCLNFSSMCTEDVQRFCMDFTHMCNATGMAVNPDPCVEVMSVAPTHIENTLRDVHWIATQVLGLQGKGNQLQLLIVILPEICGSYEKVKRVSETEIGVLSQCCLPKHAGRPSKQYLENVALELNFKFGGRKTVLQRALVRNGMFVSKDQTITSGADVAHPPPPEDSVSPIAHVKVCFCGHEIEMPVNPRKQTILKFVLLALMKSNIRARDFYLTLNGKMLDEGLMVNSVLALGRSSIHVVPRMRGGAYSSYLCSWYYPMNKIIDAYSKRLVRRVFIHKRMKSKGSYEFAPVLSDFFQYLLHYLLVCVCREGHLRDISWNGAFSLSDVLLYDGHMRISPDVPVHRYSPAGGAADYRRSYDIVLLFVDLDTGNYPVHVRYLLNTLLNADESVRLKPEFVTFLVNHPCLLTYAEKQMVYSLVDRLCSKLPEAVVNRVDQLVGVRGWVTTIKGADAFKDTYTYVPPQKRSVQNPPVPGAAVQNPPVPGAAVQNPPVHGAAVLNTITATNMQGYGQGVTHCLHLGCNFLNNPPVEADLETAEVALSYLLEFVLPEVLEVLSKELTGYHARTFMEIL, from the exons ATGATTCATTTTGTTTTATTCTCTCAGAGGAGAATCACTTTCTTTGTTGTATTTCAGATGAAAGATAAAGACTTTGGTTGGGAGAAAACTTGTGCGGAAAGTGCTGGACAGTGTAACATGACTAATAAG GAAATGATTAATGGAGGAACTATTATCACTATTGATAACTGGACTTGTTTAAACTTTTCAAGCATGTGTACTGAAGATGTACAGAGGTTCTGTATGGATTTTACTCATATGTGCAATGCCACGGGAATG GCTGTAAATCCAGATCCATGTGTAGAAGTTATGTCAGTTGCTCCCACACATATCGAGAACACTTTAAGAGATGTACATTGGATAGCCACACAGGTGCTTGGACTGCAGGGAAAAGGAAATCAGCTACAACTTCTGATTGTAATTCTGCCTGAAATTTGTGGTTCATATG AGAAAGTTAAAAGAGTGTCTGAAACTGAGATTGGAGTTCTATCTCAATGCTGCTTGCCAAAGCATGCTGGCCGGCCGAGTAAGCAATATCTGGAGAATGTTGCTCTTGAACTGAACTTCAAG TTTGGAGGACGCAAGACAGTTCTTCAGAGAGCATTGGTACGCAATGGCATGTTTGTTTCAAAAGACCAAACAATCACCTCAGGTGCTGATGTAGCGCATCCCCCGCCACCAGAGGACAGTGTATCTCCCATTGCTCAT GTAAAAGTTTGCTTCTGTGGGCATGAAATTGAAATGCCAGTTAACCCACGGAAACAAACAATACTAAAGTTTGTTCTGTTAGCCCTTATGAAATCAAATATAAGAGCCCGTGATTTTTATTTGACATTAAATGGAAAGATGTTAGACGAAGGTTTGATGGTGAACTCGGTACTGGCTCTGGGCCGCTCAAGTATTCATGTTGTTCCAAGGATGAGGGGAGGTGCATA CTCTAGCTACCTCTGCAGCTGGTATTATCCGATGAATAAGATCATAGATGCATACTCGAAGCGCCTAGTTCGGCGAGTTTTCATCCACAAGAGAATGAAAAGTAAAGGAAGCTATGAGTTTGCACCTGTGTTATCCGATTTCTTCCAGTATCTGCTACATTATTTACTTGTATGTGTGTGCCGGGAGGGCCATTTGCGTGATATTTCTTGGAATGGGGCCTTTAGCTTATCTGATGTCCTACTGTACGATGGCCATATGAGGATAAGTCCTGATGTCCCAGTACACCGATATTCCCCAGCTGGAGGTGCAGCTGATTATCGTCGGTCGTACGATATTGTCCTATTGTTCGTTGATCTTGACACTGGAAATTATCCAGTGCATGTCAGGTATCTGCTCAACACATTGCTTAATGCTGATGAGAGTGTGAGGCTCAAGCCTGAGTTTGTCACCTTTTTAGTTAACCACCCGTGCCTGCTTACATATGCTGAGAAGCAAATGGTGTATAGTTTAGTGGATCGACTGTGTTCAAAGCTTCCTGAGGCTGTGGTTAATCGTGTGGATCAGCTGGTTGGAGTTCGTGGATGGGTAACCACAATTAAAGGTGCTGACGCTTTTAAAGATACCTACACATATGTGCCACCCCAGAAACGCTCTGTTCAGAATCCTCCAGTTCCTGGCGCAGCTGTTCAGAATCCCCCAGTTCCTGGCGCAGCTGTTCAGAATCCCCCAGTTCATGGTGCCGCCGTTCTGAACACAATCACTGCAACTAATATGCAGGGCTATGGTCAAGGGGTTACTCACTGCCTTCACCTTGGTTGTAACTTTCTTAACAACCCTCCTGTTGAG GCAGATTTGGAGACTGCAGAGGTGGCTTTATCTTACTTGTTGGAGTTCGTCTTGCCAGAAGTTCTTGAAGTTCTTTCTAAAGAGTTGACGGGCTATCATGCTAGGACGTTTATGGAAAT ACTATAA
- the LOC105914788 gene encoding uncharacterized protein LOC105914788 isoform X2, with product MKDKDFGWEKTCAESAGQCNMTNKEMINGGTIITIDNWTCLNFSSMCTEDVQRFCMDFTHMCNATGMAVNPDPCVEVMSVAPTHIENTLRDVHWIATQVLGLQGKGNQLQLLIVILPEICGSYEKVKRVSETEIGVLSQCCLPKHAGRPSKQYLENVALELNFKFGGRKTVLQRALVRNGMFVSKDQTITSGADVAHPPPPEDSVSPIAHVKVCFCGHEIEMPVNPRKQTILKFVLLALMKSNIRARDFYLTLNGKMLDEGLMVNSVLALGRSSIHVVPRMRGGAYSSYLCSWYYPMNKIIDAYSKRLVRRVFIHKRMKSKGSYEFAPVLSDFFQYLLHYLLVCVCREGHLRDISWNGAFSLSDVLLYDGHMRISPDVPVHRYSPAGGAADYRRSYDIVLLFVDLDTGNYPVHVRYLLNTLLNADESVRLKPEFVTFLVNHPCLLTYAEKQMVYSLVDRLCSKLPEAVVNRVDQLVGVRGWVTTIKGADAFKDTYTYVPPQKRSVQNPPVPGAAVQNPPVPGAAVQNPPVHGAAVLNTITATNMQGYGQGVTHCLHLGCNFLNNPPVEADLETAEVALSYLLEFVLPEVLEVLSKELTGYHARTFMEIL from the exons ATGAAAGATAAAGACTTTGGTTGGGAGAAAACTTGTGCGGAAAGTGCTGGACAGTGTAACATGACTAATAAG GAAATGATTAATGGAGGAACTATTATCACTATTGATAACTGGACTTGTTTAAACTTTTCAAGCATGTGTACTGAAGATGTACAGAGGTTCTGTATGGATTTTACTCATATGTGCAATGCCACGGGAATG GCTGTAAATCCAGATCCATGTGTAGAAGTTATGTCAGTTGCTCCCACACATATCGAGAACACTTTAAGAGATGTACATTGGATAGCCACACAGGTGCTTGGACTGCAGGGAAAAGGAAATCAGCTACAACTTCTGATTGTAATTCTGCCTGAAATTTGTGGTTCATATG AGAAAGTTAAAAGAGTGTCTGAAACTGAGATTGGAGTTCTATCTCAATGCTGCTTGCCAAAGCATGCTGGCCGGCCGAGTAAGCAATATCTGGAGAATGTTGCTCTTGAACTGAACTTCAAG TTTGGAGGACGCAAGACAGTTCTTCAGAGAGCATTGGTACGCAATGGCATGTTTGTTTCAAAAGACCAAACAATCACCTCAGGTGCTGATGTAGCGCATCCCCCGCCACCAGAGGACAGTGTATCTCCCATTGCTCAT GTAAAAGTTTGCTTCTGTGGGCATGAAATTGAAATGCCAGTTAACCCACGGAAACAAACAATACTAAAGTTTGTTCTGTTAGCCCTTATGAAATCAAATATAAGAGCCCGTGATTTTTATTTGACATTAAATGGAAAGATGTTAGACGAAGGTTTGATGGTGAACTCGGTACTGGCTCTGGGCCGCTCAAGTATTCATGTTGTTCCAAGGATGAGGGGAGGTGCATA CTCTAGCTACCTCTGCAGCTGGTATTATCCGATGAATAAGATCATAGATGCATACTCGAAGCGCCTAGTTCGGCGAGTTTTCATCCACAAGAGAATGAAAAGTAAAGGAAGCTATGAGTTTGCACCTGTGTTATCCGATTTCTTCCAGTATCTGCTACATTATTTACTTGTATGTGTGTGCCGGGAGGGCCATTTGCGTGATATTTCTTGGAATGGGGCCTTTAGCTTATCTGATGTCCTACTGTACGATGGCCATATGAGGATAAGTCCTGATGTCCCAGTACACCGATATTCCCCAGCTGGAGGTGCAGCTGATTATCGTCGGTCGTACGATATTGTCCTATTGTTCGTTGATCTTGACACTGGAAATTATCCAGTGCATGTCAGGTATCTGCTCAACACATTGCTTAATGCTGATGAGAGTGTGAGGCTCAAGCCTGAGTTTGTCACCTTTTTAGTTAACCACCCGTGCCTGCTTACATATGCTGAGAAGCAAATGGTGTATAGTTTAGTGGATCGACTGTGTTCAAAGCTTCCTGAGGCTGTGGTTAATCGTGTGGATCAGCTGGTTGGAGTTCGTGGATGGGTAACCACAATTAAAGGTGCTGACGCTTTTAAAGATACCTACACATATGTGCCACCCCAGAAACGCTCTGTTCAGAATCCTCCAGTTCCTGGCGCAGCTGTTCAGAATCCCCCAGTTCCTGGCGCAGCTGTTCAGAATCCCCCAGTTCATGGTGCCGCCGTTCTGAACACAATCACTGCAACTAATATGCAGGGCTATGGTCAAGGGGTTACTCACTGCCTTCACCTTGGTTGTAACTTTCTTAACAACCCTCCTGTTGAG GCAGATTTGGAGACTGCAGAGGTGGCTTTATCTTACTTGTTGGAGTTCGTCTTGCCAGAAGTTCTTGAAGTTCTTTCTAAAGAGTTGACGGGCTATCATGCTAGGACGTTTATGGAAAT ACTATAA
- the LOC105914788 gene encoding uncharacterized protein LOC105914788 isoform X3 has protein sequence MSVAPTHIENTLRDVHWIATQVLGLQGKGNQLQLLIVILPEICGSYEKVKRVSETEIGVLSQCCLPKHAGRPSKQYLENVALELNFKFGGRKTVLQRALVRNGMFVSKDQTITSGADVAHPPPPEDSVSPIAHVKVCFCGHEIEMPVNPRKQTILKFVLLALMKSNIRARDFYLTLNGKMLDEGLMVNSVLALGRSSIHVVPRMRGGAYSSYLCSWYYPMNKIIDAYSKRLVRRVFIHKRMKSKGSYEFAPVLSDFFQYLLHYLLVCVCREGHLRDISWNGAFSLSDVLLYDGHMRISPDVPVHRYSPAGGAADYRRSYDIVLLFVDLDTGNYPVHVRYLLNTLLNADESVRLKPEFVTFLVNHPCLLTYAEKQMVYSLVDRLCSKLPEAVVNRVDQLVGVRGWVTTIKGADAFKDTYTYVPPQKRSVQNPPVPGAAVQNPPVPGAAVQNPPVHGAAVLNTITATNMQGYGQGVTHCLHLGCNFLNNPPVEADLETAEVALSYLLEFVLPEVLEVLSKELTGYHARTFMEIL, from the exons ATGTCAGTTGCTCCCACACATATCGAGAACACTTTAAGAGATGTACATTGGATAGCCACACAGGTGCTTGGACTGCAGGGAAAAGGAAATCAGCTACAACTTCTGATTGTAATTCTGCCTGAAATTTGTGGTTCATATG AGAAAGTTAAAAGAGTGTCTGAAACTGAGATTGGAGTTCTATCTCAATGCTGCTTGCCAAAGCATGCTGGCCGGCCGAGTAAGCAATATCTGGAGAATGTTGCTCTTGAACTGAACTTCAAG TTTGGAGGACGCAAGACAGTTCTTCAGAGAGCATTGGTACGCAATGGCATGTTTGTTTCAAAAGACCAAACAATCACCTCAGGTGCTGATGTAGCGCATCCCCCGCCACCAGAGGACAGTGTATCTCCCATTGCTCAT GTAAAAGTTTGCTTCTGTGGGCATGAAATTGAAATGCCAGTTAACCCACGGAAACAAACAATACTAAAGTTTGTTCTGTTAGCCCTTATGAAATCAAATATAAGAGCCCGTGATTTTTATTTGACATTAAATGGAAAGATGTTAGACGAAGGTTTGATGGTGAACTCGGTACTGGCTCTGGGCCGCTCAAGTATTCATGTTGTTCCAAGGATGAGGGGAGGTGCATA CTCTAGCTACCTCTGCAGCTGGTATTATCCGATGAATAAGATCATAGATGCATACTCGAAGCGCCTAGTTCGGCGAGTTTTCATCCACAAGAGAATGAAAAGTAAAGGAAGCTATGAGTTTGCACCTGTGTTATCCGATTTCTTCCAGTATCTGCTACATTATTTACTTGTATGTGTGTGCCGGGAGGGCCATTTGCGTGATATTTCTTGGAATGGGGCCTTTAGCTTATCTGATGTCCTACTGTACGATGGCCATATGAGGATAAGTCCTGATGTCCCAGTACACCGATATTCCCCAGCTGGAGGTGCAGCTGATTATCGTCGGTCGTACGATATTGTCCTATTGTTCGTTGATCTTGACACTGGAAATTATCCAGTGCATGTCAGGTATCTGCTCAACACATTGCTTAATGCTGATGAGAGTGTGAGGCTCAAGCCTGAGTTTGTCACCTTTTTAGTTAACCACCCGTGCCTGCTTACATATGCTGAGAAGCAAATGGTGTATAGTTTAGTGGATCGACTGTGTTCAAAGCTTCCTGAGGCTGTGGTTAATCGTGTGGATCAGCTGGTTGGAGTTCGTGGATGGGTAACCACAATTAAAGGTGCTGACGCTTTTAAAGATACCTACACATATGTGCCACCCCAGAAACGCTCTGTTCAGAATCCTCCAGTTCCTGGCGCAGCTGTTCAGAATCCCCCAGTTCCTGGCGCAGCTGTTCAGAATCCCCCAGTTCATGGTGCCGCCGTTCTGAACACAATCACTGCAACTAATATGCAGGGCTATGGTCAAGGGGTTACTCACTGCCTTCACCTTGGTTGTAACTTTCTTAACAACCCTCCTGTTGAG GCAGATTTGGAGACTGCAGAGGTGGCTTTATCTTACTTGTTGGAGTTCGTCTTGCCAGAAGTTCTTGAAGTTCTTTCTAAAGAGTTGACGGGCTATCATGCTAGGACGTTTATGGAAAT ACTATAA
- the LOC101763597 gene encoding uncharacterized protein LOC101763597 — translation MMSRIRRRTGAGGGRQAGLPPPPAPPSRASSSGPAGGRSGWWGARMRRSLVIVYKVDSEAVFVRPSQAGQQGGIRAVHPADRSVGGSTPTPPPPPTPTPTPPPLLYYSPPPLPVRCRRPSSSCSLSRPPPSNQSCATAPLLFLFALAAPAQQPSMLLVDRYVRLVDELEDVIQKTGSWQLDPLIEGVLADDFPECTSREEAEEKREAAIEALVMRYRAEVEISALASLSKLKASRRSRPGALRREPVAFSGAEDPAYYSEVLDGIDLHLHRLADPPRITSLSLGISWPPDHHLRTRPPAAFIAGCDESILVLYVGTYRPCLPQPGFYLVYNSWADSVAIVPPLSCSRVNFWSHYNIGGGVAVLNFIPARCYVLAELLLRKDDPSRHATLFMWWSPGSGPLAGRWIQKEVALPLPLPADEDCSFLADMAFAAAGTSLCWVDLLTGILVCNLIDRLATNIKDARAVFHFIPLPPKCAVKLNGTLRGQPEEYRSMCPVNNGDTFKFVSMVGYREGSPMDKVVLTTWTLKNALSMENWEWEEDAASFCIRDLWDDPIYKDKLKLQPLTPSFPVLCTQHDGVMYLSVTDYEYKHGQEGLQLQATGFYELGLDMLTGTLFSAIKLPSDERGIVQRPWIFTSHFGNYLNMISD, via the exons atgATGtcgcggatccggcggcggaccggagcgggaggaggaagacaggccgggctgcctccgccgccggccccgcccaGTAGGGCCTCGTCCTCCGGTCCCGCCGGCGGAAGGTCGGGGTGGTGGGGCGCGCGAATGCGGCGGTCATTGGTAATTGTTTACAAAGTGGACAGTG AGGCCGTGTTTGTTAGGCCTAGCCAGGCAGGGCAGCAAGGAGGCATCCGCGCCGTCCATCCAGCAGATCGATCGGTTGGGGGTTCGACTCcgactccacctcctcctccgacgccgacgccgactcCTCCGCCTCTCTTATATTACTCCCCACCTCCTCTTCCTGTTCGCTGTCGCCGCCCCTCCTCTTCCTGTTCGCTGTCGCGGCCCCCGCCCAGCAACCAATCTTGTGCTACtgcccccctcctcttcctcttcgctctcgccgcccccgcccagCAACCAAGCATGCTGCTGGTCGACCGCTACGTGCGACTCGTCGATGAGCTAGAAGACGTCATCCAAAAAACAGGGTCTTGGCAACTCGATCCGCTCATCGAGGGCGTCCTCGCCGACGACTTCCCCGAGTGCACAAGCcgagaagaggcggaggaaaaGAGGGAGGCGGCCATCGAAGCATTGGTCATGCGGTACCGGGCGGAGGTCGAGATCTCGGCGTTAGCGTCCCTGAGCAAGCTCAAGGCATCCAGGCGTTCCCGCCCCGGCGCCCTGCGCAGGGAGCCGGTCGCCTTCAGTGGCGCCGAAGACCCTGCCTACTACAGTGAGGTGCTGGACGGCATCGACCTTCATCTTCATCGGCTAGCCGATCCCCCCCGCATCACTTCCTTGTCCCTTGGCATCTCCTGGCCACCCGACCATCACCTGCGGacccgaccccccgccgcatTCATCGCCGGATGCGACGAATCCATCCTCGTTCTCTACGTCGGCACCTACCGTCCCTGCCTCCCTCAGCCAGGCTTCTACCTGGTTTACAACTCCTGGGCCGACTCGGTCGCCATCGTCCCGCCGCTGTCGTGCTCCCGCGTCAACTTCTGGTCCCACTACAACATTGGGGGTGGGGTCGCCGTCCTCAACTTCATACCCGCCAGGTGCTACGTCCtagctgagctcctgctgcGCAAGGACGACCCTTCACGCCACGCCACCCTGTTTATGTGGTGGTCGCCCGGCTCCGGTCCGCTCGCCGGCCGGTGGATCCAGAAGGAGGTAGCGCTCCCGCTCCCTCTCCCCGCCGATGAAGACTGCTCCTTCCTTGCGGACATGGCCTTCGCCGCTGCAGGAACCTCACTCTGCTGGGTTGATCTCCTCACTGGGATATTGGTCTGCAACCTCATCGACAGGCTCGCCACCAACATCAAAGATGCTCGTGCCGTCTTCCACTTCATCCCGTTGCCCCCAAAATGTGCCGTGAAATTAAATGGCACGCTGCGGGGTCAGCCGGAGGAATACCGCTCCATGTGCCCCGTCAACAACGGAGACACCTTCAAGTTCGTCTCCATGGTTGGCTACAGAGAAGGCAGCCCTATGGACAAGGTGGTGCTCACAACATGGACTCTCAAGAACGCGCTCAGCATGGAGAATTGGGAGTGGGAGGAGGACGCAGCATCCTTCTGCATCCGAGATCTCTGGGACGACCCAATCTACAAGGACAAGCTCAAGCTGCAGCCGCTAACGCCCAGTTTTCCTGTTCTGTGCACACAGCATGATGGTGTCATGTACCTCTCTGTTACCGACTACGAGTACAAGCATGGCCAGGAGgggctgcaactgcaagccaCAGGATTCTATGAGCTCGGCCTTGACATGCTTACCGGAACGCTTTTTTCTGCCATCAAATTGCCTTCTGATGAAAGGGGAATTGTTCAACGCCCGTGGATATTTACCTCTCACTTTGGCAATTACTTGAACATG ATCAGTGACTGA